From a single Bacillus pumilus genomic region:
- a CDS encoding methionine biosynthesis PLP-dependent protein: MTEHVETTLAQIGNRSEEATGTVSPPVYLSTAYRHRGIGESTGFDYIRTKNPTRQLVEDAIASLEEGTAGFAFSSGMAAIQTIMALFESGDELIVSSDLYGGTYRLFENEWKKYGLRFLYDDFSDEDCLSSKITPNTKAVFIETPTNPLMQEADIQKIAKIAKEHDALVIVDNTFYTPVLQKPITLGADIVIHSATKYLGGHNDVLAGLVVTKGEQLSEEMFQHQNAIGAVLSPFDSWLLMRGMKTLALRMRQHEANARELAEFLKKQPEIQDVLYPGKGGMLSFRVAEEDWVNPFLKQLKTICFAESLGGIESFITYPATQTHMDIPEEIRIANGVCNKLLRFSVGIEHVDDLKADLKQALSQVKEEVHTK; the protein is encoded by the coding sequence ATGACAGAACATGTGGAAACGACATTAGCGCAAATTGGAAACCGCAGCGAAGAGGCGACTGGTACTGTCAGTCCTCCCGTTTACCTTTCAACAGCATACAGACATAGAGGCATAGGGGAATCAACCGGATTTGATTACATTCGAACGAAAAATCCAACGAGACAGCTCGTAGAGGATGCGATTGCTTCACTCGAAGAAGGGACGGCCGGCTTTGCCTTCAGTTCGGGAATGGCTGCGATCCAAACGATCATGGCGCTATTTGAAAGCGGAGATGAGCTTATCGTCTCTTCAGACCTATATGGCGGTACATACCGTTTGTTTGAAAACGAATGGAAAAAATACGGCTTACGTTTTCTTTATGATGATTTTTCAGATGAAGACTGTTTAAGTTCTAAAATCACGCCAAACACAAAAGCAGTCTTTATTGAAACGCCAACAAATCCACTCATGCAGGAAGCGGATATTCAAAAAATAGCGAAAATTGCAAAAGAACATGACGCTTTGGTCATTGTCGATAACACCTTTTACACACCCGTATTGCAAAAACCGATTACGCTTGGAGCGGACATTGTCATCCATAGCGCAACCAAATATTTAGGCGGACACAATGACGTCCTTGCCGGGCTTGTGGTGACAAAAGGGGAGCAGTTGTCTGAAGAGATGTTCCAGCATCAAAACGCAATTGGAGCCGTTTTATCACCATTTGACTCATGGCTGTTAATGAGAGGGATGAAAACACTGGCTCTTAGAATGCGCCAGCACGAGGCAAATGCGAGGGAACTGGCAGAATTTTTAAAGAAACAGCCAGAAATTCAAGATGTCCTGTACCCTGGCAAGGGAGGAATGCTGTCATTCCGTGTAGCCGAAGAGGACTGGGTCAATCCATTTTTGAAACAGCTGAAAACGATTTGTTTTGCTGAAAGTCTTGGCGGAATCGAAAGCTTTATTACGTATCCTGCGACGCAAACGCACATGGATATTCCTGAGGAAATTCGCATTGCTAACGGTGTGTGTAACAAACTGCTCCGTTTCTCCGTTGGCATTGAGCACGTAGATGACCTGAAAGCAGACCTAAAACAGGCACTATCACAAGTAAAAGAGGAGGTACACACGAAATGA
- the metC gene encoding cystathionine beta-lyase, with the protein MTTHDWTLETQLVHNAFKTDRSTGAVSVPIQHASTFHQSSFDDFGQYDYSRSGTPTRQALEDTIAALEGGTRGLAFASGMAAISTAFLLLSKGDHVLVTRDVYGGTYRMITQVLSRFGIEHTFVDMTDLNEVKRGIQSNTKVIYMETPSNPTLGITDIEGVVQLAKEHDCLTFLDNTFLTPALQRPLDLGVDIVLHSATKFLSGHSDVLSGLAVVKDEKLGAELYSLQNSFGAVLGVQDCWLVLRGLKTLQVRLEKASQTAFELASFLKEHPAVKKVYYPGLEDHPGADIQRKQASGAGAVLSFELENQAAVKELVDNVTLPVFAVSLGAVESILSYPAKMSHAAMPKEEREKRGITDGLLRLSVGVENGEDLKLDFKQALDQLKPVLVNQS; encoded by the coding sequence ATGACTACACACGATTGGACACTCGAAACCCAACTCGTTCATAATGCATTTAAAACAGACCGTTCAACAGGTGCAGTCAGTGTGCCCATTCAGCATGCATCCACCTTTCATCAAAGCAGCTTCGATGATTTTGGTCAATATGACTACTCAAGGTCGGGGACTCCTACACGCCAAGCGTTAGAGGATACGATTGCGGCGCTAGAAGGAGGAACAAGAGGGCTTGCTTTTGCATCAGGCATGGCAGCCATCTCCACTGCTTTTCTCCTATTATCAAAGGGAGATCACGTCCTTGTCACACGAGATGTGTACGGCGGTACATATCGGATGATCACCCAAGTTCTTTCGAGATTTGGGATTGAGCATACCTTTGTGGACATGACGGATTTGAATGAAGTCAAAAGAGGCATTCAATCGAATACGAAGGTCATTTATATGGAGACACCGTCAAATCCTACGCTAGGTATTACGGATATTGAGGGCGTCGTCCAGCTTGCAAAAGAGCATGACTGTCTGACTTTTTTAGATAATACGTTTTTAACACCTGCGCTTCAGCGTCCGCTCGACCTTGGCGTTGATATTGTCCTGCATAGCGCAACGAAATTTTTGAGCGGTCATAGTGATGTACTGTCAGGGTTAGCCGTAGTGAAAGATGAGAAACTGGGAGCGGAACTCTATTCACTGCAAAACTCCTTCGGTGCGGTCCTTGGCGTGCAGGATTGCTGGCTCGTGTTAAGAGGATTAAAAACCCTTCAAGTCAGATTAGAAAAAGCCAGCCAAACGGCATTTGAACTCGCTTCATTCCTCAAAGAACATCCTGCGGTGAAAAAAGTATACTATCCAGGCTTAGAGGATCATCCTGGGGCAGACATTCAGCGAAAGCAAGCGAGCGGAGCTGGAGCCGTTCTCTCATTTGAATTAGAAAACCAAGCGGCTGTCAAAGAATTAGTGGATAATGTCACATTACCTGTATTCGCCGTCAGTCTTGGCGCTGTCGAATCCATTCTGTCATACCCAGCCAAAATGTCACACGCCGCTATGCCAAAAGAAGAAAGAGAAAAAAGAGGCATCACGGACGGCCTGCTTCGATTAAGTGTAGGAGTAGAAAACGGAGAAGACCTCAAACTCGACTTCAAACAAGCACTCGATCAACTAAAGCCTGTTCTTGTCAACCAATCATAA
- the catA gene encoding type A chloramphenicol O-acetyltransferase produces MFKQIDENFPRKEHFHHYMTLTRCSYSLVINLDITKLHAILKEKKLKVYPVQIYLLARAVQKIPEFRMDQVNDELGYWEFLHPSYTILNKETKTFSSIWTPYDENFAQFYKSCVADIETFSKSSNLFPKPHMPENMFNISSLPWIDFTSFNLNVSTDEAYLLPIFTIGKFKVEKEKIILPVAIQVHHAVCDGYHVGQYVEYLRWLIEHCEEWLNDSLHIT; encoded by the coding sequence TTGTTTAAACAAATAGACGAAAATTTTCCGCGAAAAGAGCACTTTCACCATTATATGACGTTAACCCGATGCTCATATAGCTTGGTGATCAATCTAGACATCACGAAATTGCATGCAATATTAAAAGAAAAAAAGCTAAAAGTATATCCTGTGCAAATTTATTTGTTAGCAAGAGCTGTGCAAAAAATTCCTGAGTTTCGAATGGATCAAGTGAACGATGAACTTGGTTACTGGGAGTTTCTCCATCCTAGTTATACGATTTTAAATAAAGAAACAAAGACATTTTCAAGTATTTGGACGCCTTATGATGAAAACTTTGCTCAGTTTTATAAAAGTTGTGTAGCCGACATTGAAACATTTAGCAAAAGCAGCAACCTATTTCCGAAACCTCATATGCCAGAAAACATGTTCAATATTTCAAGTCTACCGTGGATTGATTTTACTTCTTTTAACCTTAATGTATCTACAGATGAAGCTTATTTACTGCCAATATTTACGATAGGCAAATTTAAGGTGGAAAAAGAAAAAATCATCCTGCCCGTTGCCATTCAAGTACATCATGCTGTTTGTGATGGCTATCACGTCGGTCAATATGTGGAATATTTGAGGTGGCTTATTGAACATTGTGAAGAGTGGTTAAATGATTCATTGCATATTACCTGA